A genomic region of Anopheles coustani chromosome 3, idAnoCousDA_361_x.2, whole genome shotgun sequence contains the following coding sequences:
- the LOC131272753 gene encoding claspin-like, with protein sequence MDYDSDSELHATDRLRLESDSEDDNSPSSTILAQEQISDNVSNIVSINGDPSASESIEQPREKSKSSDNEDDHLCGKQNRRTKVSKIIDSDSEDGNFPEDTDTPKSKRSDEDNSSKNMLRLKSLLDSDSDSGSKQQEHQLKQSPKKKLKKKKGKSRSPASSAEGSAESEGDQNMNGEGVKIKRKKQTRVKHPGTPVTTAKDMLAGLNLFLDDDEEVTETNGGSKTLNSILENDSSSDENADSRRGGKNHMPQMTEKQALEERQLIQSESQRMAREAYIDIPYHRTKAYSFEEFLARKTIRKPDPNRDCLGKSSDLSIRMTPEQLEIFARQLKERELESQDFFKSESESSDEEPKKDDAPPVEVAEDKEHVQVVGEEMETKRDDEPEVEEAIEPLDANILSEEKVLDTPSSNIVEQNDDPMDEIVNQTSKNTETLLTDHHAETEPHEKEMTLENEVKYDLITAGPNETTSSKKASLLAKINLPPCPRLSGHSDMIIDLDSGNIEPKAPTGADILFQRLAKCSGSVKKTPPSTSTITVLSTDDGVVKFNKISLFTEQERPLVHKEPIPGAAFLKLKQTLKEKIDNDRRVAMRKREEEYAKKVEIEKAEMGYDTDEEEEELLADKECVEDESEKKSDVAGQQKNVANDEVMEGDIVDEAGENANDDDDETSESSSSSDEEDESDVAEEDGTTKRKGRIIKAFEDSDDENDANKHIEITPTVPAHEQGGNQLERTNLKKKENENVLVPWNQDDTDTPQEDDLMELCSGRFATQLPTDSTQMLTQNEELAGVGNKECQSITKPLYTQAEQNIGDSQLLELCSGRFETQLPGIDDRQATIANDSPDGNSTGPVATAVSDSSDILAGAKLCLESSDEETDNGGIVATKKSKKRKRKHIQLSDDEDETNEPEQRASDIIQEDSDMDQMSDQEKDIEQVGDEEEDEEAERYVDYDSEENEVEVTLTKKDKKRIVANFVENEAELSESEWGSADEDEKDLDRYDMELADEEQFDQKQLQQELEKIHNRQMLDQDNREVEQLKEFFLEDEENDGVGRVRQFRWKNVEKTFTLDYDKQKEGDHENEEGADGNASDEETELAWRKMRHERNMLLKEQNINLTETELSTTATLLNPDDTIGPTDGQENNQSVGHIGGMAKKKITIVKRTTTASTGKEDSPFLISKCSVVQGHKASFLSRDPETLNKLANLVKSNPETEGSSTVVASKGRNFVFTALSPAIEKTSKRSLDSEDAEERTDVKKPKTATVNSVTLLGRVGADPQRRGNDDHPVVMFSLATHSNYKYDSGDWMQKTDWHRVVVFKPGLRDSVMSYLKKGQRTMVTGKITYGEITDQEGKQRGTTSIIADDKIVRVRSCSCESVLLYPTEKMAAVALSEVQSAKSIICDIEGTTTSISFVKDTLFPYALKNVEEFLKNNWNEDATKTVIAALREQADEDKKSEVAGVVPIPAGDSEDIIPDIVKNVEWQMSQDRKTGSLKTLQGMVWAKGYKDGTIKGHVYDDVQKSFEKWTESGRKIYIYSSGSVDAQKLLFENSEQGNLLKYLAGHYDTKIGAKREKESYQSILKNIEASAEEALFLTDVFAEAKAAKEAGLHVVLLERPGNSELSEEERKEFPVISTFSDLTFAEAKEENGSAQNGKRKIEETTETTEEDQTQEPPSKVVKVEEGKKEDTTANGSGEGDKEMAEVASADDAIVSKKDDEVPEKKIDDMEVDDEKKPTNGEENVKKTEEKSEPHIEETKSDSKDNKEPIDSKSSNDEVESKQESIAAMDVDEQDNGEVKKEAEKKGSVEVNETVITEETKVAKDGEKKEENKGNDKVEKVVQDVKESKADETTKVDTVEDDKDSVEKTKEVETDKDNTVEQKETVVTTVTEQDAKKEEEAKTAVAETKAESSEKKEDSVEFATGVEVTSNVPADEVATEVKEDEKQAEKTSEKEENKPANVDLTPTEQPTSEKKTAPTETTDADDADAKVAATNGEKTEDKPTTNSNGNGNAGDEEKNGDSDKENDTSSTNCEVDEASAAAESKTNGSNTSVDTSSSVQEVAATAESKTKKVVDVVAPPAVTPTPPIEAES encoded by the exons ATGGATTACGACTCTGACTCGGAGCTGCATGCGACGGACAGGTTACGATTAGAATCAGATTCTGAAGACGATAATTCTCCGAGCAGTACTATACTCGCACAAGAACAGATTTCTGATAATGTAAGCAACATTGTTAGCATCAACGGAGATCCGTCAGCAAGTGAATCGATTGAACAGCCCCGAGAGAAATCCAAATCATCCGATAATGAGGACGACCATCTGTGCGGAAAGCAAAACCGCCGTACTAAAGTGTCCAAAATTATTGACAGCGATTCAGAAGATGGGAATTTTCCGGAAGATACGGACACGCCGAAAAGTAAACGATCAGACGAAGATAATTCTTCAAAAAACATGCTTCGTCTAAAATCGTTGTTGGATTCTGACTCGGATTCTGGATCTAAACAACAAGAACACCAACTAAAGCAGAGTCCTaagaaaaagttgaaaaagaaaaaaggtaaaagccGATCTCCAGCTAGTTCCGCTGAAGGCAGTGCGGAATCCGAGGGTGATCAAAATATGAATGGAGAAGGTGTGAAAATTAAacgtaaaaaacaaacccgagtAAAACATCCGGGTACCCCTGTGACCACTGCGAAAGATATGCTTGCCGGT TTAAATTTATTCCTTGATGATGACGAAGAGGTTACCGAAACAAATGGAGGATCGAAAACGTTGAATTCAATCTTGGAAAATGATTCAAGCTCGGATGAAAACGCCGACAGTAGGcgtgggggaaaaaatcacATGCCACAG ATGACCGAAAAACAAGCGTTGGAAGAAAGACAATTAATTCAAAGCGAATCGCAACGGATGGCGCGTGAAGCTTACATAGATATTCCCTACCATCGCACAAAAGCATATTCGTTTGAAGAATTTCttgcgagaaaaacgattcgCAAACCAGACCCCAACCGGGATTGTTTGGGGAAATCCTCGGACCTATCTATCAGGATGACCCCAGAGCAACTGGAGATTTTTGCTAGGCAGCTGAAAGAACGAGAACTTGAATCacaggatttttttaaatctgaaAGCGAGTCCTCAGATGAGGAACCTAAAAAAGATGATGCACCACCGGTGGAAGTGGCCGAAGACAAGGAACATGTGCAAGTCGTCGGTgaagaaatggaaacaaagCGTGATGACGAACCGGAAGTAGAGGAAGCGATTGAACCCTTGGATGCAAATATTTTAAGCGAAGAAAAAGTTCTGGATACTCCAAGCTCCAATATTGTGGAACAAAACGATGACCCAATGGACGAGATTGTGAATCAAACGTCGAAAAATACGGAAACACTCTTAACTGATCATCATGCCGAAACGGAACCCCACGAGAAGGAAATGACATTAGAAAACGAAGTAAAGTACGATCTCATTACTGCCGGTCCAAATGAGACAACAAGCAGCAAAAAAGCGTCCCTGCTAGCAAAGATCAACCTTCCTCCCTGCCCAAGATTAAGTGGACATTCTGACATGATTATTGACTTGGACAGTGGTAACATTGAGCCGAAAGCGCCAACCGGTGCTGACATTCTCTTTCAAAGGCTCGCGAAGTGCAGTGGGAGCGTAAAGAAAACACCACCCTCCACAAGTACAATCACCGTGTTGAGCACGGACGATGGTGTCGTAAAGTTCAATAAGATATCCTTATTCACAGAGCAGGAACGTCCGTTGGTACACAAAGAGCCCATTCCGGGGGCTGCCTTTTTGAAGCTCAAACAAACGCTGAAGGAAAAGATAGACAACGATCGTCGGGTGGCCATGCGAAAGCGCGAGGAAGAGTATGCTAAAAAAGTTGAAATAGAAAAGGCAGAAATGGGCTACGACACCgatgaggaggaagaagaattATTAGCAGATAAGGAATGCGTAGAGgatgaaagcgaaaaaaaatcggATGTTGCTGGACAGCAGAAGAATGTTGCAAATGATGAAGTGATGGAGGGCGATATTGTTGATGAAGCTGGTGAGAAcgcaaacgacgacgacgacgaaacaTCTGAAAGTAGTTCAAGttcagatgaagaagatgaatCGGATGTTGCAGAAGAAGATGGGACTACCAAGCGAAAGGGAAGAATAATTAAGGCATTTGAAGATTCtgatgatgaaaatgatgcAAATAAGCACATCGAAATAACGCCCACAGTACCTGCCCATGAACAAGGAGGCAACCAGTTGGAAA GAACcaaccttaaaaaaaaggaaaacgaaaatgtgTTGGTACCCTGGAATCAGGACGATACAGACACCCCGCAGGAAGATGATCTAATGGAACTCTGTTCTGGACGATTTGCCACACAACTTCCGACGGATAGCACGCAAATGCTTACCCAAAATGAAGAACTTGCTGGTGTGGGAAATAAGGAATGTCAGTCTATTACGAAACCTCTCTACACACAAGCGGAACAAAATATAGGAGATTCGCAACTCCTGGAACTTTGTTCAGGTCGCTTTGAAACCCAACTGCCGGGAATCGATGACCGGCAGGCAACGATAGCAAACGACTCTCCAGATGGAAATTCTACAGGGCCTGTAGCAACTGCAGTGTCTGACAGCAGTGACATCCTGGCCGGGGCTAAACTTTGCCTCGAATCCTCGGACGAAGAAACGGACAATGGTGGCATCGTAGCTACTAAGAAGAGtaaaaaacgcaaacgaaaGCACATACAATTGTCCGACGATGAGGACGAAACAAATGAGCCCGAACAACGAGCCAGCGACATTATTCAAGAAGATTCTGATATGGATCAGATGTCGGATCAAGAAAAGGATATAGAACAGGTTGGGGATGAagaggaagatgaagaagctGAACGTTATGTGGATTACGATTCCGAAGAGAACGAAGTCGAAGTAACACTAACTAAGAAAGATAAGAAACGAATTGTGGCTAATTTCGTCGAGAACGAAGCGGAATTATCCGAATCGGAATGGGGTAGTGCCGACGAAGATGAGAAGGACCTCGATCGTTACGACATGGAATTGGCCGATGAGGAACAGTTCGATCAAAAGCAGCTACAGCAGGAGCtggaaaaaatacacaaccgTCAAATGCTTGATCAGGATAATCGTGAGGTGGAACAATTGAAAGAATTTTTCCTCGAAGATGAAGAAAACGACGGTGTTGGGCGCGTGAGACAGTTCCGTTGGAAAAACGTAGAGAAAACTTTCACTCTTGATTACGATAAACAAAAGGAAGGGGACCATGAGAACGAGGAAGGTGCTGACGGTAATGCAAGCGACGAAGAAACTGAATTGGCTTGGAGAAAGATGCGTCACGAACGAAATATGTTGCTGAAGGAACAAAACATCAACCTTACTGAAACGGAGCTATCCACAACTGCTACGCTGTTAAACCCAGATGATACGATTGGCCCTACGGATGGACAGGAAAACAATCAATCTGTGGGCCATATCGGTGGgatggcaaagaaaaaaatcacaattgTCAAACGGACTACTACCGCTTCTACAGGAAAGGAGGACAGCCCGTTCCTAATCTCCAAATGCAGTGTTGTACAG GGACATAAAGCATCTTTTTTGTCTCGCGATCctgaaacattaaacaaacttGCAAATTTGGTTAAATCTAATCCGGAGACCGAAGGAAGCAGCACTGTTGTGGCTTCAAAGGGTAGAAACTTTGTCTTCACTGCTCTCAGCCCGGCTATTGAAAAG aCATCGAAACGTTCGTTAGATTCTGAAGATGCTGAAGAAAGGACCGATGTAAAGAAACCCAAGACTGCGA CTGTGAATTCCGTTACCTTACTGGGTCGAGTTGGAGCGGATCCCCAGCGTCGTGGAAATGACGATCATCCCGTTGTTATGTTCTCCTTAGCAACGCATTCCAACTACAA GTACGATTCGGGTGATTGGATGCAAAAGACGGATTGGCACCGAGTGGTTGTGTTCAAACCGGGGCTGCGCGATTCAGTTATGTCGTACCTAAAGAAAGGACAAAGGACGATGGTTACCGGCAAGATTACATACGGAGAAATTACCGAtcaggaaggaaaacaacgagGCACAACCAGCATAATTGCAGATGAT AAAATCGTTCGTGTACGATCGTGTTCGTGTGAGTCTGTGCTATTGTACCCAACGGAAAAAATGGCAGCCGTTGCCCTGAGTGAAGTTCAATCTGCAAAATCCATCATTTGCGACATCGAAGGAACGACCACGTCGATCTCGTTCGTAAAG GATACTCTATTCCCTTACGCACTGAAGAACGTAGAGGAATTCTTAAAAAACAACTGGAATGAAGATGCCACCAAGACGGTTATTGCCGCACTTCGCGAGCAAGCTGATGAGGATAAAAAGTCAGAAGTAGCCGGCGTCGTTCCAATTCCTGCTGGG GACTCGGAAGACATCATTCCGGATATTGTCAAAAATGTCGAGTGGCAAATGTCGCAGGATCGGAAGACAGGTTCGCTGAAAACTCTTCAAGGAATGGTCTGGGCTAAAGGATACAAGGACGGCACTATCAAGGGACA TGTATATGACGACGTGCAGAAGTCTTTTGAGAAGTGGACGGAATCCGGTCGCAAGATTTACATATACTCTAGTGGCAGTGTTGACGCCCAGAAGCTGCTGTTTGAAAACAGTGAGCAGGGCAACCTGCTGAAATACCTGGCGGGACATTATGATACGAAAATCGGGGCAAAGCGCGAAAAGGAGAGCTATCAGtccattttgaaaaacatcgAGGCTTCGGCAGAAGAAGCATTATTCCTTACGGATGTATTTGCCG AAGCCAAAGCTGCGAAGGAAGCTGGCCTCCACGTAGTTCTGCTGGAGCGCCCAGGTAACTCTGAACTGTCGGAGGAAGAGCGCAAAGAGTTCCCAGTGATTTCAACGTTCTCAGACTTGACCTTCGCGGAggcaaaggaagaaaatggttCTGCCCAAAATGGAAAGCGAAAGATCGAAGAAACGACCGAAACCACCGAGGAGGATCAGACACAG GAGCCTCCCAGCAAGGTGGTTAAAGTTGAAGAAGGCAAGAAAGAGGATACAACAGCGAACGGATCTGGCGAAGGTGACAAGGAGATGGCTGAAGTAGCTTCGGCGGACGATGCTATTGTTTCCAAGAAGGACGACGAGGTTCCGGAGAAAAAGATTGACGATATGGAAGTTGACGATGAAAAGAAGCCTACAAATGGCGAGGAAAATGTTaagaaaacggaagaaaaatccGAACCACACATTGAAGAGACAAAATCCGACTCGAAGGACAACAAAGAGCCGATAGATTCGAAATCAAGTAACGACGAAGTGGAATCTAAACAGGAATCTATTGCCGCCATGGATGTGGACGAGCAGGATAATGGGGAGGTGAAGAAAGAAGCAGAGAAAAAGGGCAGCGTGGAAGTAAACGAAACTGTGATTACGGAGGAAACGAAGGTTGCGAAGGATGGCGAGaagaaagaggaaaataaGGGTAATGATAAAGTTGAAAAAGTAGTGCAGGATGTGAAGGAATCGAAGGCAGACGAAACTACTAAGGTAGATACTGTGGAAGATGATAAGGATTCGGTAGAAAAAACGAAGGAAGTTGAAACTGATAAGGATAACACAGTAGAGCAAAAAGAAACCGTTGTTACGACCGTAACAGAACAGGACGCAAAGAAAGAGGAGGAGGCCAAAACAGCTGTCGCTGAAACAAAAGCCGAATCTTCTGAGAAGAAAGAAGACAGCGTAGAATTTGCTACCGGTGTGGAGGTTACATCTAATGTTCCCGCCGATGAAGTAGCCACCGAGgtaaaagaagatgaaaagcAGGCAGAAAAAACTTcagaaaaggaggaaaacaaaccagcCAACGTTGATTTAACACCTACTGAGCAACCAACCAGTGAGAAGAAGACTGCACCGACCGAAACTAccgatgctgatgatgcagATGCAAAGGTGGCAGCCACAAATGGTGAAAAGACTGAAGACAAACCTACCACAAATTCCAACGGTAACGGCAATGCGGGAGATGAGGAGAAAAATGGCGATAGTGATAAGGAAAATGACACTTCATCGACTA
- the LOC131260161 gene encoding single-stranded DNA-binding protein, mitochondrial — MLKLGKVLCRTGLHRAYCTDSTRIEKTVNSVTLLGRVGADPQRRGNDDHPVVMFSLATHSNYKYDSGDWMQKTDWHRVVVFKPGLRDSVMSYLKKGQRTMVTGKITYGEITDQEGKQRGTTSIIADDVIFLQNQ, encoded by the exons ATGTTAAAACTTGGTAAAGTGCTCTGCCGCACCGGCCTTCACCGTGCATACTGTACAGATTCTACCCGCATTGAAAAAA CTGTGAATTCCGTTACCTTACTGGGTCGAGTTGGAGCGGATCCCCAGCGTCGTGGAAATGACGATCATCCCGTTGTTATGTTCTCCTTAGCAACGCATTCCAACTACAA GTACGATTCGGGTGATTGGATGCAAAAGACGGATTGGCACCGAGTGGTTGTGTTCAAACCGGGGCTGCGCGATTCAGTTATGTCGTACCTAAAGAAAGGACAAAGGACGATGGTTACCGGCAAGATTACATACGGAGAAATTACCGAtcaggaaggaaaacaacgagGCACAACCAGCATAATTGCAGATGATGTAATATTCCTGCAGAACCAATAG
- the LOC131260136 gene encoding uncharacterized protein LOC131260136, with the protein MGLQAMELYEQLWNVSYEFLNKNCNIACAITGIMQKRAGYLHSQVLKNSRNKDFAADFKKAHDELQNMSKSVQTFVNEWQALFIEETSICAENSLPPDDFEFNYIKPTLLYKKNHVVKLLISDVSKTRQGVFCAVDQCKFESLNCLKKLQTVSKSPLHELPPAGEVFAILLEDTWFRAVRNSSSGGEEEKKIDAICLLDTGEVYPYQNTFKIAKLSEDFQNHPAYFIQCRMEAGSSATTLRQWDKIYCKVVDIEDDLLVLENLGEVNGKLVHNTQQSDEKISASNTTEGQSTADQSNSEHLDENNSSLSVNDPIDQSKEETFSGNQYAITRDTLSKEQVEQFDELPEGTTNAMKAVLGYDPKDDWQICKYYDPIKKRCFKGANCRRRHIEMDPDGWTRDRDTVSVSGVQKMEVPAQDSYVTLLPTSVTDLDMFFCHIVPPEGYHLEFNQLADDLNNPQVVANYKPLNLLPTIGELVLAKYENLWYRAQVIELFDNSVTVFYVDYGNVETVSLDEIKACDERFKFLPFQAIFCRLANACHVDSFHTPAIEQFTMFVLDKPLKAYVVGNGTPLDVKLYDEDGYDVGELMIMTNLAMCRTPSKFGDDKPIPG; encoded by the exons ATGGGGCTCCAAGCAATGGAGCTATATGAGCAGCTATGGAACGTCTCTTATGAATTTCTCAACAAAAATTGCAACATTGCTTGTGCTATCACAGGCATAATGCAAAAACGT GCAGGATATTTGCACTCTCAAGTACTGAAGAACAGTAGGAACAAAGACTTCGCTGCTGATTTTAAGAAAGCACACGatgagctgcagaacatgtCGAAATCGGTTCAGACCTTCGTAAACGAATGGCAAGCGCTCTTTATTGAAGAAACATCAATATGTGCAGAAAACTCTTTACCACCTGATGATTTCGAATTCAATTACATCAAGCCGACACTGCTGT ATAAAAAGAATCACGTTGTGAAGTTGTTGATCTCCGATGTCTCCAAAACTCGGCAGGGTGTGTTTTGTGCAGTCGATCAGTGCAAGTTCGAAAGCCTCAACTGTTTAAAGAAACTACAAACTGTTTCAAAATCACCCCTGCATGAGCTTCCTCCGGCTGGAGAAGTCTTTGCTATTTTATTGGAGGACACGTGGTTTCGAGCAGTTCGCAACAGCTCCTCTGGcggagaagaagagaagaaaattgatGCAATCTGCCTGCTAGATACCGGTGAGGTCTACCCGTACCAAAACACGTTCAAAATCGCCAAGCTCTCTGAAGATTTCCAAAATCATCCGGCATATTTCATCCAGTGTCGAATGGAAGCCGGCTCGAGTGCCACAACCCTTCGGCAGTGGGATAAAATATACTGCAAAGTGGTCGATATTGAAGATGATCTTCTGGTACTGGAAAACCTAGGAGAAGTAAATGGGAAGCTGGTACATAATACTCAACAAAGTGACGAAAAAATTTCCGCATCCAACACTACCGAAGGACAATCAACAgcagaccaatcgaatagtgaACATTTGGATGAAAATAACTCTAGCCTTTCAGTTAATGATCCCATTGACCAATCAAAAGAGGAAACCTTCTCCGGAAACCAGTACGCTATCACGCGGGATACCTTAAGCAAGGAGCAAGTAGAGCAGTTCGATGAATTACCGGAAGGGACCACCAACGCTATGAAAGCGGTGCTGGGATACGACCCCAAAGACGATTGGCAGATCTGCAAGTATTACGATCCGATCAAAAAACGATGTTTCAAAGGCGCCAACTGCCGGCGGCGGCACATTGAAATGGACCCGGACGGCTGGACACGTGACCGGGATACGGTATCGGTGTCCGGGGTGCAGAAAATGGAAGTTCCTGCGCAAGACTCATACGTTACGCTCCTGCCAACATCGGTTACCGATTTAGACATGTTCTTCTGCCACATCGTCCCGCCAGAAGGTTACCATTTGGAATTCAACCAACTCGCGGACGATTTGAACAACCCTCAGGTGGTGGCCAACTACAAACCTCTCAACCTATTACCCA CTATTGGCGAGCTGGTGTTGGCGAAATATGAGAACTTATGGTACCGTGCGCAGGTGATAGAGCTGTTCGACAACAGTGTTACAGTGTTCTATGTCGATTATGGAAATGTGGAAACGGTGAGTTTGGACGAAATCAAAGCGTGTGACGAACGGTTCAAGTTCCTACCGTTTCAAGCAATTTTCTGCAGACTCGCAAATGCCTGCCATGTCGATTCCTTCCATACTCCCGCAATCGAACAGTTCACGATGTTCGTATTGGATAAGCCACTGAAGGCATACGTTGT TGGAAATGGCACTCCTTTGGATGTGAAACTGTACGATGAAGATGGCTACGACGTGGGTGAATTGATGATCATGACAAACCTTGCCATGTGTCGTACCCCTTCGAAGTTTGGCGACGATAAGCCGATTCCCGGATAA